The Chryseolinea soli genome contains a region encoding:
- a CDS encoding FecR family protein has protein sequence MDLQKFNKLLNRYHKGEANETEKALVDAWYKSYQAEESGVSLDDLQKEQIRLSIQNRLAELPGIKPSGSVRRLILYRVAASLLLLAVVGVFYYTVFWKRPSDAYSFIATATGKIEKVVLPDGSVAWLNASSKIRVPKTFDGATREVFLDEGEAFFEVKRNEHKPFKVHTVALEVQVLGTSFNVKSYAASADVKVTVSTGSVAVNRKVERLATLSPDQQFSYEKNTGTYSVNTVNSGNEQAWKDGDTYLRQATFDELALVLKNTYGVSLKTKDPVIQKYQFTLRLHGNVPVEETLQLVQSIHNTHYRKEGNDVILY, from the coding sequence ATGGATTTACAAAAGTTTAATAAACTCCTGAATCGTTATCATAAAGGAGAGGCCAATGAAACGGAAAAGGCACTGGTCGATGCCTGGTATAAATCATACCAAGCGGAAGAGTCTGGGGTCTCGTTGGATGATCTCCAAAAAGAACAGATCCGGCTTTCGATACAAAATCGTCTTGCCGAATTGCCCGGCATCAAACCTTCTGGCAGCGTACGGCGTCTGATATTGTACCGGGTAGCGGCTAGTCTGTTATTGCTTGCCGTCGTTGGTGTATTCTATTATACAGTATTCTGGAAGCGCCCCAGCGACGCTTATTCCTTTATCGCTACGGCTACCGGAAAAATAGAGAAGGTCGTGTTGCCCGACGGTTCGGTGGCATGGCTCAATGCCTCCAGCAAAATTCGCGTGCCGAAAACATTCGACGGTGCCACGCGTGAAGTCTTCCTCGATGAGGGCGAGGCTTTCTTTGAAGTGAAACGAAACGAGCACAAGCCGTTCAAGGTGCACACGGTGGCCCTGGAGGTGCAGGTGCTGGGAACATCTTTTAACGTCAAATCATATGCGGCTTCCGCCGATGTGAAAGTGACCGTGTCCACCGGCAGCGTAGCGGTGAACCGGAAAGTCGAACGGCTCGCTACGCTTTCGCCCGACCAGCAATTTAGTTATGAAAAAAACACGGGAACCTATTCCGTAAACACCGTGAATTCCGGGAACGAACAAGCCTGGAAAGACGGCGACACCTATTTGCGACAAGCCACTTTCGACGAGCTGGCCCTGGTGCTGAAAAACACCTATGGGGTTTCGCTGAAAACAAAAGATCCGGTCATTCAAAAATATCAATTCACGCTGCGTTTACACGGGAACGTGCCCGTAGAAGAAACGCTTCAATTAGTCCAGTCCATTCACAACACACATTACAGAAAGGAGGGCAACGATGTGATCCTGTACTAA
- a CDS encoding SusC/RagA family TonB-linked outer membrane protein — protein sequence MKNYLHHIKKSLRLTWLSLCIVAGPGMWAIGATTTAQILDTRISIEFETQSLYSAINKLEQQTGIVFAYDETFLQLKQRNVRAAKFTNESLRGILSALLINTDIRFAEQSGNVLLTKTVTKKATGKIVGKVTDANGEPLPGASILVAGTTTGTTADESGNFSLTLEEGVYGIMVSFVGFTTSEFKNVTIVEGQDYTLNVQLGTNTMLDEVVVTYGTQKQREVTGAIAQLEASEVQDQPVGQFAQQLQGKFAGVQIAQYSGQPGRGIGFRIRGAASLFAENQPLVVIDGIPITGSINNINPSEIETFTVLKDASSTSLYGSRAANGVILITTRHAKVGDPKIEFNAFYGVQQIPQNKVPKMMTAREFVDFQNEYYNDRVKYEGYSAPIDTTYLRPERYGRGTDWFKALTRVAPIQKYDLIVSSAHEKSSSTVMGSYLNQQGVVINTGTQLFSLRLNQDLRLNNDKVRIGFNLAPSYRMDHNNRLTTDGLNGLIEKIVEASPLIAPVNPDGTMPLYVNSPGMVNNLNPYAQFTRTKDDYKTTRILGNVYLNYEFLDGLTFKTNLAVDKGGETRNLFVPSTIVTTGIATGTSSSTDNFSWTAETNLQYTKTFFEHHNIEALVGYSAQKFSQETNTLTGTNFASDDVPWVSAATAISSGSSNTTQFSLLSEIARLNYNYKGKYLLSGSMRRDGSSRFGPDRKYGYFPSVSAGWILSDENFMQSLKTFDLLKIRASYGITGNNSFANNNAGNYPFIPGMVNDNYVFNKTLTSGITVNSLGNSELAWERNKQFDIGLDMTILNGRVSFTYDYYHKLSDGLIQDMPIPRASGFATIKYNVGVFKFWGHEFTLNTINTTGKLKWTSNLNVSVDRNRIDYLVNPGFIRRNNTTSSDYYRQQVGHSLGEFYGFIFDGLYKDQADLANSPKLQISGLTSDVGTIKMRDVNGDGFITNDDRTFIGNPTPKFIFGFTNQFEYGAFDLSISMAGAVGGKIMNPSKWAYLANLDGARMLLADVKDRWRSEEEPGSGVYPRTKTGTTALGRQVNTQWIESGTYLTVKNISLGYNVPMKNNLSLKNLRVYASVQQAFILTGYSGMNPEVNVSGMDPTQGVGVDENAYPVPRTFSIGINTTFK from the coding sequence ATGAAAAATTATTTACACCATATTAAGAAATCATTACGCCTCACGTGGCTGTCGCTTTGCATCGTGGCGGGCCCGGGAATGTGGGCCATTGGTGCCACCACGACCGCTCAAATTCTGGACACGCGCATCAGCATCGAATTTGAAACGCAAAGTCTTTATTCCGCCATCAACAAATTGGAGCAACAAACCGGAATTGTATTCGCCTACGACGAAACCTTTCTCCAATTGAAGCAACGGAACGTCCGGGCCGCAAAATTCACCAATGAGAGCCTGCGCGGTATTCTCTCTGCCTTATTGATCAACACGGATATCCGTTTTGCTGAACAGTCCGGCAATGTGCTGCTCACGAAGACGGTCACCAAGAAAGCCACGGGAAAAATAGTAGGTAAGGTCACCGACGCCAACGGTGAGCCGTTGCCGGGAGCTTCTATCCTGGTGGCCGGAACCACAACGGGCACTACCGCCGATGAAAGCGGAAACTTTTCGCTGACGCTGGAAGAGGGTGTCTACGGCATCATGGTGAGCTTCGTGGGCTTCACGACATCCGAATTCAAAAATGTTACCATCGTGGAAGGCCAGGACTATACCCTGAATGTTCAGCTGGGCACCAACACTATGCTCGACGAAGTGGTCGTGACGTATGGCACGCAGAAACAACGTGAAGTCACGGGCGCCATTGCACAGCTCGAGGCTTCTGAAGTGCAGGACCAACCTGTCGGACAGTTTGCCCAACAGTTGCAGGGAAAGTTCGCGGGTGTTCAGATCGCGCAATACAGCGGCCAGCCCGGCCGTGGCATTGGCTTTCGCATCCGGGGAGCGGCATCGTTGTTTGCTGAAAATCAACCGCTGGTTGTGATCGATGGCATTCCCATCACGGGGAGCATCAACAACATCAACCCTTCCGAGATCGAAACGTTCACCGTGTTGAAAGATGCGTCGTCGACTTCCCTCTATGGCTCGCGCGCAGCCAATGGCGTTATTCTCATTACCACGCGGCACGCCAAAGTGGGTGATCCGAAAATTGAATTCAACGCATTTTACGGCGTGCAACAGATCCCCCAAAACAAAGTGCCCAAGATGATGACGGCCCGCGAATTCGTCGATTTTCAAAATGAATATTACAACGATCGGGTGAAGTACGAAGGCTACAGCGCCCCGATCGATACGACCTACCTCCGTCCCGAGCGCTACGGCCGTGGCACCGATTGGTTCAAAGCGCTCACGCGCGTGGCGCCTATCCAGAAGTACGACCTGATCGTTTCGTCGGCGCACGAGAAATCATCGTCTACCGTCATGGGGTCCTACCTAAACCAGCAAGGTGTGGTCATCAACACCGGCACGCAGCTGTTTTCGTTGCGCCTCAACCAAGACTTGCGGCTGAACAACGACAAGGTGCGCATCGGCTTCAACCTGGCGCCCAGCTATCGCATGGATCACAACAACCGCCTCACCACCGACGGTCTGAACGGACTAATCGAAAAAATCGTGGAAGCCAGCCCGCTCATCGCGCCGGTGAACCCCGACGGCACGATGCCCCTGTATGTGAACTCCCCGGGCATGGTGAACAACCTGAATCCCTATGCGCAATTCACCCGGACGAAAGACGACTACAAGACCACCCGCATCCTGGGAAATGTATATTTGAACTACGAATTCCTGGACGGCCTCACCTTCAAGACCAACCTGGCCGTCGACAAAGGCGGAGAGACGCGCAATTTATTCGTCCCGTCCACCATCGTGACCACCGGCATCGCTACCGGCACCAGCAGTTCGACCGACAACTTTTCGTGGACTGCCGAGACCAACCTGCAATACACCAAGACGTTTTTTGAACACCACAACATTGAAGCGCTGGTGGGCTACTCGGCCCAAAAGTTTAGTCAGGAAACCAACACCCTCACGGGTACCAATTTCGCCAGCGACGATGTGCCTTGGGTGAGTGCCGCAACGGCCATTAGCAGTGGTTCCAGCAACACAACACAATTCTCGTTGCTCTCGGAAATTGCCCGTTTGAATTATAACTACAAAGGAAAATATCTCTTGTCGGGCTCCATGCGTCGCGACGGTTCCTCCCGCTTTGGGCCCGACCGGAAGTACGGCTACTTCCCTTCCGTGTCGGCGGGTTGGATCCTGAGCGACGAGAATTTTATGCAATCCCTGAAGACCTTCGACCTGTTGAAGATCCGGGCCAGCTATGGCATCACCGGAAACAACAGTTTTGCCAACAACAATGCGGGCAACTATCCTTTCATCCCCGGCATGGTGAACGACAACTACGTGTTCAACAAAACGCTCACCTCAGGCATTACCGTGAACAGCCTGGGCAACTCGGAATTGGCTTGGGAACGCAACAAACAATTCGATATCGGTCTCGACATGACGATACTCAACGGCCGCGTGTCGTTCACCTACGACTACTATCACAAATTATCCGACGGCCTCATCCAGGACATGCCCATTCCCCGGGCTTCCGGGTTTGCTACCATAAAATACAACGTCGGCGTATTCAAGTTCTGGGGGCACGAGTTCACCCTGAACACCATCAACACCACGGGCAAATTGAAATGGACCTCCAACCTCAACGTGTCCGTAGATCGCAACCGGATCGACTACCTGGTGAATCCCGGTTTCATCCGCCGGAACAACACCACCTCTTCGGACTACTACCGTCAGCAGGTAGGGCACTCGCTGGGTGAGTTCTATGGATTTATCTTCGACGGCCTATATAAAGACCAAGCGGATCTTGCCAACTCGCCCAAACTTCAGATCTCGGGTCTGACGTCCGATGTAGGGACCATCAAGATGCGCGACGTGAACGGCGATGGTTTTATTACCAACGATGACCGGACGTTCATTGGCAACCCGACACCAAAATTCATTTTTGGTTTTACCAACCAATTTGAATACGGGGCTTTCGACCTCAGCATCTCCATGGCGGGCGCCGTGGGTGGCAAGATCATGAATCCCTCCAAGTGGGCTTACCTGGCCAACCTCGACGGCGCACGCATGTTGCTGGCCGATGTGAAGGATCGCTGGCGGTCGGAAGAAGAACCGGGGTCGGGCGTCTATCCGCGTACCAAGACCGGCACTACAGCGTTGGGCCGCCAGGTGAACACCCAGTGGATCGAAAGCGGCACCTACCTGACGGTGAAAAATATTTCCCTGGGTTACAATGTGCCGATGAAAAACAACTTGTCGCTGAAGAACCTTCGCGTCTACGCGTCCGTGCAGCAGGCCTTTATCCTTACCGGTTATTCGGGCATGAATCCAGAAGTGAACGTGAGTGGCATGGACCCCACACAAGGTGTGGGCGTGGATGAGAACGCGTATCCTGTTCCCCGAACATTTTCCATTGGCATCAACACCACCTTCAAATAA